A single genomic interval of Granulicella tundricola MP5ACTX9 harbors:
- the pgeF gene encoding peptidoglycan editing factor PgeF, with the protein MVIPVLRATGWDQIPGLRHGFSTRIGGVSQIYTGGQQGELNLGLTADDERDRVLANRRLLLQTLGGDRWDGAEIKTVRQIHSARIERVDAAYTPGSVEADGLITNQPGVMLGILAADCVPVLVADVQRGIAGAFHAGWRGTAARIVEIGVAQMVDELGAKVGDLVAAVGPSIGSCCYEVGPDLQKTFSQEFEYGSELFSRGTHLDLWEANRRQLLAAGLAPEQITVIGECTACSRINGARKYFSHRAEAGFTGRGMGIIGFDPA; encoded by the coding sequence ATGGTGATTCCGGTGCTGCGGGCAACAGGGTGGGACCAAATCCCGGGACTCAGACATGGCTTCAGCACGCGAATAGGCGGAGTTTCGCAGATTTACACAGGCGGACAGCAGGGAGAACTGAATCTGGGTCTCACCGCCGATGATGAACGCGACCGCGTCCTCGCAAATCGGCGGCTGCTCCTGCAGACCTTAGGCGGGGATCGATGGGACGGCGCCGAGATTAAGACAGTCCGGCAGATTCACTCGGCTCGCATCGAGCGCGTGGACGCGGCTTACACTCCGGGTAGCGTGGAGGCCGACGGCCTCATCACCAACCAACCCGGAGTCATGCTGGGTATCCTTGCAGCAGACTGCGTGCCAGTGCTGGTCGCGGATGTGCAGCGGGGAATCGCAGGAGCCTTCCATGCCGGATGGCGAGGCACCGCCGCCAGAATCGTCGAGATCGGCGTCGCCCAAATGGTGGACGAGCTTGGCGCAAAAGTGGGGGATTTGGTCGCGGCGGTCGGACCATCCATCGGAAGCTGCTGTTATGAGGTCGGCCCGGACCTGCAGAAGACCTTCAGCCAGGAGTTCGAGTACGGCTCGGAGCTCTTCTCGCGCGGAACCCACCTCGACCTCTGGGAGGCCAACCGCCGCCAGTTGCTCGCCGCCGGTCTCGCCCCGGAGCAGATCACCGTCATCGGGGAATGTACGGCCTGCTCTCGGATAAACGGCGCTCGAAAGTACTTCTCCCACCGGGCCGAAGCTGGCTTCACCGGCCGCGGGATGGGCATCATCGGCTTCGATCCAGCCTGA
- the aroE gene encoding shikimate dehydrogenase produces the protein MPNSTAQLLRSRIGKVCVAITGATAAEMLERASLAVKETPFLEFRLDYLSKPAAALPEFKQFLAANNAATAIATCRRAENGGRYKGSAASELEILVEAANSGFQIVDLELESAEALKSAGIDKIRATSAGLIVSWHDFEKTPDLDKVYARIAPFEPDFVKIVPTAQCLTDNVKLMRFIERMSDEASIVGVCMGDSGIISRVLGVRAGSTFTFAAATVGEETAPGQILARTLLETYRIAEVDAATKVYGVAGDPVNKSLSPLMMNTAFRRETVNAVYLALQATDVTDLVKLIQEIPIQGVSITMPHKQSIMAHLAHTDPLSAKIGACNTVLRVPPSAGEPAKLYGFNTDVQGILIPLQKRIELKGAKALVLGAGGSARAAVFALRDKGAEVFILNRTLETAAKLAKQSGAKVIKREALLKSTFDVIINATPVGMSGQSVEPILTAAELKTTKLVFDLVYNPVDTPLLKQARSLGLSVITGVEMFVQQGARQFEIWTGKPAPEDEMLKVVIHALRQQYGGMVEPEAAPARVAEVEEVEEAVQPEPEPAAKPKVTTKAAVKKAPAKAAPAKAKR, from the coding sequence TTGCCTAACTCTACCGCTCAGCTTCTCCGCTCCCGCATCGGCAAGGTATGCGTCGCCATTACTGGCGCAACCGCTGCTGAAATGCTGGAGCGTGCCTCCCTCGCCGTCAAGGAAACGCCTTTTTTAGAGTTTCGTCTCGACTACCTATCCAAACCCGCTGCGGCGCTGCCTGAGTTCAAGCAGTTCCTGGCTGCAAACAATGCGGCGACGGCCATCGCGACCTGCCGCCGGGCTGAAAATGGTGGGCGCTATAAGGGCTCTGCCGCCTCCGAGCTGGAGATTCTGGTAGAAGCGGCTAACAGCGGCTTCCAGATCGTCGACCTGGAGTTGGAGTCGGCTGAAGCGCTCAAGTCTGCTGGAATCGACAAGATCCGCGCCACCAGCGCCGGGCTGATCGTCTCCTGGCACGACTTTGAGAAGACGCCGGACCTGGATAAGGTCTATGCGCGCATTGCGCCGTTTGAGCCCGACTTCGTTAAGATCGTCCCAACCGCGCAGTGCCTGACCGACAACGTGAAGTTGATGCGGTTTATTGAGCGCATGAGCGACGAAGCCAGCATCGTGGGTGTTTGTATGGGGGACTCCGGGATCATCTCGCGAGTGCTCGGAGTCCGCGCCGGATCGACCTTTACCTTTGCTGCCGCAACGGTCGGAGAAGAGACCGCGCCTGGTCAGATTCTGGCTCGGACGCTGCTTGAGACGTATCGGATCGCAGAGGTTGACGCAGCTACCAAGGTCTACGGTGTCGCGGGCGACCCGGTGAACAAATCCCTTTCCCCGCTGATGATGAATACAGCCTTCCGTCGCGAGACGGTCAACGCCGTCTACCTGGCGCTGCAGGCGACCGACGTCACGGACCTGGTGAAGCTGATCCAGGAGATTCCAATCCAGGGCGTCTCCATCACCATGCCGCACAAGCAGAGCATCATGGCGCACCTGGCGCATACCGATCCGCTTTCGGCCAAGATTGGTGCCTGCAATACCGTGCTGCGGGTACCGCCTTCGGCTGGTGAACCGGCCAAGCTGTATGGCTTCAACACCGACGTGCAAGGCATCCTGATTCCGCTGCAGAAGCGTATCGAACTCAAGGGTGCCAAGGCTCTGGTGCTGGGCGCGGGTGGTTCGGCGCGGGCGGCTGTGTTTGCGCTGCGCGATAAGGGTGCGGAGGTCTTCATCCTGAATCGCACGCTGGAGACTGCGGCGAAGCTCGCCAAGCAGTCCGGAGCCAAGGTGATCAAGCGCGAGGCGCTGCTGAAGTCCACCTTCGACGTCATCATCAATGCGACTCCTGTGGGAATGTCCGGCCAGTCGGTCGAACCGATCCTGACCGCAGCTGAGCTCAAGACGACCAAGCTGGTCTTTGACCTGGTCTACAACCCTGTGGATACGCCGCTGCTGAAGCAGGCTCGGAGCCTGGGACTCAGCGTCATTACCGGCGTGGAGATGTTCGTGCAGCAGGGTGCGCGGCAGTTCGAGATCTGGACCGGCAAGCCTGCGCCCGAGGACGAGATGCTGAAGGTCGTGATCCATGCGCTGCGTCAGCAGTATGGCGGGATGGTTGAGCCTGAGGCCGCGCCTGCTCGGGTTGCGGAGGTTGAAGAGGTCGAAGAGGCCGTCCAACCTGAGCCGGAGCCTGCAGCCAAGCCTAAGGTGACGACCAAGGCTGCTGTGAAGAAGGCACCTGCAAAGGCTGCTCCTGCCAAAGCCAAGCGCTAA
- the priA gene encoding replication restart helicase PriA has translation MSQFCDVALPVPLDRTFIYSVGPVVPCVGARVLVPFGGQRLMGVVVRVHDAPPGDGVEVKPVQSVMDDDALLGEEMMRLAAWVAEYYCAPLGEVLRGMLPLSAEVKRQWTYRIGEAGRRVLYEGAAKGSSRRSRLTPEEQNREYAVLNYLENGEPAKAGALRSATGANRGLLEGMVKKKWLVREALAEERDARRVVRVAVLVELGMIVGSIGSGKAGFADAHPNRDETAMRMGHTNLEEVPASEELPAGTGRLPKLNENQLAIMAELAAVGGRLGVAELKARLIRAGVPGSSLVTLVKRGLVAIEEEAEGFHMGSGGGKKGAHEHLLNEEQMEAVGTIAAAMEKGGFRPHLLYGVTGSGKTAVYFAAMRRALAAGRSSLLLVPEIGLTPAMAGQMFAAFGEEVALLHSGLTPDERAEQWHRIRRGEARIVVGTRSAVFAPVRELGLVIVDEEHDSSYKQEESPRYHGRDVAVMRAKLSDAVVVLGSATPSLESWANAERGRYALIEVTKRVANRPLPVVELVDMRAEFREAGKEDIFSRRLVEETRAALDRGEQVILLLNRRGYSSVVMCRSCGEKVECENCALSMTYHRPAADSPDGIAQPGQRLECHFCGFRRRVPENCPKCQSEHLYFMGAGSQQGEEKLQELFPEARIGRMDRDTVRGRGDMERLLNRLHAGEINLLVGTQMIAKGHDIHGVTLVGVIGADYALGMPDFRAAERVFQLLTQVSGRAGRGDLPGKVLVQTYHTDHYAVKFAAKHDYVGFVGKEMQFRRSLQYPPFAVLANVVLVSEKLEEAAAWSAEIGRWFKQARPVGVKVLGPAAAPIVRLKRIYRFHFVLKAERRRALGDALRGMLEFAAEAGVPRRSLIVDVDAISFS, from the coding sequence GTGAGTCAGTTTTGTGATGTTGCGCTGCCTGTGCCGCTGGACCGGACGTTTATCTATTCGGTTGGGCCGGTGGTGCCGTGCGTTGGGGCGCGGGTGCTGGTGCCGTTTGGCGGACAGCGGTTGATGGGTGTGGTGGTGCGGGTGCATGATGCGCCTCCGGGGGATGGCGTCGAGGTCAAGCCGGTTCAGAGTGTGATGGACGACGACGCGCTGCTGGGCGAGGAGATGATGCGCCTGGCTGCCTGGGTGGCGGAGTACTACTGCGCACCGCTGGGTGAGGTGCTGCGTGGGATGTTGCCGCTTTCGGCTGAGGTGAAGCGGCAATGGACGTACCGGATCGGCGAGGCGGGACGACGGGTTTTGTATGAGGGGGCGGCGAAGGGGTCTTCGCGGCGATCACGGCTGACGCCGGAGGAGCAGAACCGCGAGTACGCGGTGCTGAACTACCTGGAGAATGGCGAGCCGGCCAAGGCGGGTGCGCTGCGGTCTGCCACGGGGGCGAATCGGGGGCTGCTCGAGGGGATGGTGAAGAAGAAGTGGCTGGTGCGGGAGGCACTGGCTGAGGAGCGGGACGCTCGGCGGGTGGTGAGGGTGGCGGTGCTGGTCGAGCTTGGAATGATCGTTGGGTCGATAGGTTCTGGGAAGGCCGGCTTTGCCGATGCCCACCCTAATCGCGATGAGACTGCGATGAGGATGGGGCACACGAATCTTGAGGAAGTCCCTGCTTCAGAGGAACTGCCTGCAGGTACGGGGCGGCTGCCGAAGCTGAATGAGAATCAGCTTGCGATCATGGCGGAGCTGGCTGCGGTGGGTGGGCGGCTGGGGGTTGCGGAGTTGAAGGCTCGGTTGATCCGGGCGGGAGTGCCGGGATCGTCGCTGGTGACGCTGGTCAAGCGCGGGCTGGTGGCGATCGAGGAGGAGGCTGAGGGCTTCCACATGGGCTCGGGCGGCGGGAAGAAGGGTGCGCATGAGCATCTGCTGAACGAGGAGCAGATGGAGGCGGTGGGGACGATTGCGGCAGCAATGGAGAAGGGTGGATTTCGACCGCATCTGCTCTATGGCGTCACCGGCTCCGGCAAAACAGCGGTTTACTTTGCTGCGATGCGGCGGGCGCTCGCGGCGGGGAGGTCTTCCCTGCTGCTGGTGCCGGAGATTGGGCTAACACCGGCAATGGCGGGGCAGATGTTCGCGGCGTTCGGCGAGGAGGTGGCTCTGCTGCACTCCGGGTTGACGCCGGATGAGCGGGCCGAGCAGTGGCATCGCATCCGCCGGGGGGAGGCGCGAATCGTGGTGGGGACGCGGTCGGCGGTGTTTGCGCCGGTGCGGGAGCTTGGGTTGGTCATCGTGGACGAGGAACATGACTCCAGCTACAAGCAGGAGGAGTCGCCGCGATACCACGGGCGGGACGTGGCGGTGATGCGGGCTAAGCTTAGCGATGCTGTGGTGGTGCTGGGGTCGGCTACTCCCTCGCTCGAGAGCTGGGCGAACGCGGAGCGGGGGCGGTATGCGCTGATCGAGGTGACAAAGCGCGTGGCGAACAGGCCGCTCCCGGTGGTGGAACTGGTGGATATGCGGGCGGAGTTTCGTGAGGCGGGCAAGGAAGATATCTTCTCGCGGAGGCTGGTGGAGGAGACCCGCGCGGCGCTCGACCGCGGGGAGCAGGTAATTCTGCTGCTGAACCGGCGGGGGTACTCGTCCGTGGTCATGTGCCGGAGCTGCGGGGAGAAAGTAGAGTGCGAGAACTGCGCGCTTTCCATGACGTATCACCGGCCCGCGGCGGATTCGCCCGACGGGATTGCGCAGCCGGGGCAGCGGCTGGAATGCCACTTCTGCGGCTTCAGGCGGCGGGTGCCAGAGAACTGCCCCAAGTGCCAGAGCGAGCACCTGTACTTCATGGGGGCGGGGTCGCAGCAGGGCGAAGAGAAGCTGCAGGAGCTGTTTCCGGAGGCGAGGATCGGCCGCATGGACCGTGATACCGTGCGCGGGCGCGGGGATATGGAGCGGCTGCTCAACCGGCTGCACGCCGGGGAGATCAACCTGCTGGTGGGCACGCAGATGATCGCCAAGGGCCATGACATCCATGGGGTGACGCTGGTGGGTGTGATTGGCGCGGATTATGCGTTGGGGATGCCGGACTTTCGCGCGGCGGAGCGGGTGTTTCAGTTGCTGACGCAGGTCTCGGGACGTGCGGGGCGAGGAGACCTGCCAGGGAAGGTGCTCGTCCAGACCTACCATACCGATCACTACGCGGTGAAGTTTGCGGCGAAGCACGACTACGTGGGGTTTGTGGGCAAGGAGATGCAGTTCAGGCGCAGTCTGCAGTATCCGCCGTTCGCGGTGCTAGCGAACGTGGTGCTGGTCAGCGAGAAGCTGGAAGAGGCGGCGGCCTGGTCGGCGGAGATCGGGCGCTGGTTCAAGCAGGCCAGGCCTGTAGGGGTGAAGGTGCTTGGGCCGGCTGCCGCGCCGATCGTGCGGCTGAAACGCATCTACCGCTTTCACTTCGTGCTGAAAGCGGAGCGGCGGCGTGCGCTTGGAGATGCGCTGCGGGGAATGCTGGAGTTTGCGGCGGAGGCAGGGGTGCCCCGGCGCAGCCTGATAGTGGATGTGGACGCGATCAGCTTCTCCTGA
- a CDS encoding HU family DNA-binding protein translates to MIKQDLIQRVVERTGLVRTKAEAAVDAIFESMKQSLVEGERIELRGFGVFTVKPRKTGVGRNPRTGAEVSIAPGKAVRFKPGKDLHVIE, encoded by the coding sequence TTGATCAAACAGGATCTTATCCAGCGCGTTGTCGAGCGCACCGGACTTGTCCGAACCAAAGCTGAAGCTGCCGTCGACGCAATCTTCGAGTCCATGAAGCAGAGCCTCGTCGAAGGCGAACGCATTGAACTACGCGGCTTTGGCGTCTTCACCGTCAAGCCCCGCAAGACCGGCGTCGGCCGCAATCCGCGCACCGGCGCTGAGGTCAGCATCGCTCCAGGCAAGGCCGTCCGCTTCAAGCCGGGCAAAGACCTGCACGTCATCGAGTAG
- the dcd gene encoding dCTP deaminase, protein MSIKSDRWIREQAQEHGMIKPFSEKQVKDGVISYGLSSYGYDLRVSDEFKIFTNVNSAIIDPKAFDERSFVTVTADSVIVPPNSFALARSIEYFKIPRDVLTICVGKSTYARCGIIVNVTPFEPEWEGFVTLEISNTTPLPARIYANEGLCQILFFQSDEVCEVSYADRKGKYQNQQGIVLPKL, encoded by the coding sequence ATGTCGATCAAGAGCGATCGTTGGATTCGCGAACAGGCGCAGGAACACGGGATGATTAAGCCCTTCAGTGAAAAACAGGTCAAGGACGGGGTGATCTCGTACGGCCTGTCTTCCTACGGGTACGACCTGCGGGTCTCAGACGAGTTCAAGATTTTCACGAACGTCAACAGCGCGATTATCGATCCGAAAGCGTTCGATGAACGGTCGTTCGTGACTGTGACGGCGGATAGCGTCATCGTTCCGCCGAATTCCTTCGCGCTGGCACGGTCGATCGAGTACTTCAAGATTCCACGAGACGTGCTGACGATCTGCGTGGGCAAGTCGACGTACGCGCGGTGCGGAATCATCGTCAACGTGACCCCATTCGAGCCTGAGTGGGAAGGCTTTGTAACGCTCGAGATCTCCAACACCACGCCGCTGCCGGCGCGTATCTATGCGAATGAAGGGCTCTGCCAGATCCTCTTCTTTCAATCGGATGAGGTGTGCGAGGTCAGCTATGCGGACCGCAAGGGCAAGTACCAGAACCAGCAGGGCATCGTCCTTCCGAAGCTGTAA
- a CDS encoding response regulator transcription factor, whose translation MITEAVQKSVARIGLVATGPLRLLGLQAIMAARTDLEVIPLSVPRALDTEGLEMVVIDSAVTEHLFELLAAFRRDRPQLRLIVMGAEKDFDYIERVIGAGAKGYLSQSASEDELRMALDVVRDGSVWAPRKVLARLLERAREDSVLRATLPPVFTKREKEVLGLLAKGHPNREIASALGVDEGSIKAHVGRLMRKVGVENRTALAMKTVEIPLH comes from the coding sequence ATGATCACGGAAGCGGTGCAGAAGAGCGTGGCGAGGATCGGCCTGGTTGCGACCGGGCCGTTGCGCCTGCTCGGGCTACAGGCGATCATGGCTGCGCGAACCGATCTTGAGGTAATACCTCTTTCCGTGCCGCGTGCGCTTGATACAGAGGGCCTCGAGATGGTCGTCATCGACTCTGCCGTGACGGAACATCTATTTGAGTTGCTGGCAGCCTTCCGCCGGGACCGTCCTCAACTGCGCCTGATCGTGATGGGTGCGGAAAAAGACTTCGACTATATCGAGCGGGTGATCGGCGCGGGGGCCAAGGGATATCTCAGCCAGTCTGCAAGTGAGGACGAGTTGCGGATGGCACTGGACGTCGTCCGGGACGGCTCCGTGTGGGCTCCGAGAAAGGTTCTGGCGCGGCTTCTGGAACGTGCGCGTGAGGACTCTGTTCTGAGAGCTACCCTGCCCCCTGTCTTCACCAAGCGCGAGAAGGAGGTGCTCGGCTTGCTGGCAAAAGGGCATCCCAACCGGGAGATCGCGTCTGCGCTGGGCGTGGATGAAGGGTCGATTAAGGCCCATGTGGGCCGTCTGATGCGCAAGGTTGGGGTGGAAAACCGGACGGCTCTGGCGATGAAAACAGTGGAAATTCCTCTTCATTAG
- a CDS encoding lipid-binding SYLF domain-containing protein, translated as MNKQFAGSVAALALIAGAVQVSMAQGDKPKLDERLGSAKAVIQEIMATPDKGIPQSILSSASCVVVVPSFKKGAFVVGGQYGQGVATCRTPHGWSSPVFVRLEGGSFGFQIGGQSTDLVLIAMNKNGLQDMLKAKFKLGADAAASAGPVGRNAQAGTDWKLNAEFLTYSRSKGLFAGLDLDGTVLSQNGDDTRAFYGSDVPFEGVLEGNQPTPPAARPFVGTVAKYFIVSRDAQ; from the coding sequence GTGAATAAGCAATTTGCAGGTTCGGTAGCTGCTTTGGCTTTGATAGCCGGAGCGGTTCAGGTTTCGATGGCACAGGGCGATAAGCCGAAGCTGGATGAGCGTCTTGGTTCCGCCAAAGCAGTGATCCAGGAGATCATGGCAACCCCTGATAAGGGCATCCCGCAGAGCATTCTTTCGAGCGCTTCGTGTGTCGTCGTCGTTCCCAGCTTCAAGAAGGGTGCGTTCGTCGTCGGCGGGCAGTACGGCCAGGGTGTTGCCACCTGCCGCACTCCCCATGGCTGGAGTTCGCCGGTGTTCGTCCGACTTGAAGGCGGAAGCTTTGGATTCCAGATTGGCGGACAGTCCACCGATCTCGTGCTGATTGCGATGAACAAGAACGGCCTGCAGGACATGCTGAAGGCGAAGTTCAAGCTTGGCGCTGACGCTGCTGCCTCTGCCGGTCCGGTAGGACGTAATGCGCAGGCTGGCACGGACTGGAAGCTCAATGCCGAGTTCCTGACCTACTCGCGGTCTAAGGGCCTGTTCGCTGGACTCGATCTGGATGGCACTGTTCTTTCGCAGAACGGCGACGATACCCGCGCCTTCTACGGCAGTGACGTTCCCTTTGAGGGCGTACTGGAAGGCAATCAGCCCACCCCTCCCGCGGCTCGTCCGTTTGTGGGAACGGTTGCCAAGTACTTCATCGTTTCGCGTGACGCACAGTAA
- a CDS encoding lysophospholipid acyltransferase family protein codes for MSGGPQNGAWRKASGQERLEFAFLWVIVKGLGLLPRPIARQMGVWIGRLAFRLVQKLRKVGLRNLELAYPERDSEWRSGTLVGLYRSLGLLMAEFCLMSGYTREQASEFIEYDGLEHFLAARDRGKGVLVLTGHLGAWELSSFYHSLMGYPMGLVIRRLDNPLVDAFVNRIRCLHGNRVIHKDDFARGLIAAMRNGETMGILMDTNMTPPQGVFVPFFGREACTASGLAKVAMKTDAAVLPGFLLWDEARRKYRLCFGEPMTLIRTENADADVLANTAAFTATIERYVRQHPEQWLWLHRRWKTRPAGEAGVY; via the coding sequence TTGAGCGGTGGACCCCAGAACGGCGCGTGGCGCAAAGCCAGCGGGCAGGAGCGGCTCGAGTTCGCTTTTCTCTGGGTCATCGTCAAGGGGCTAGGACTGCTTCCCCGCCCGATCGCGCGGCAGATGGGTGTGTGGATTGGGAGGCTGGCCTTCAGGCTGGTGCAAAAGCTTCGCAAGGTGGGCTTGCGAAACCTGGAACTTGCCTATCCCGAACGAGATTCGGAGTGGCGCAGTGGGACGCTGGTGGGTCTATACCGCAGTCTCGGTCTGCTGATGGCAGAGTTCTGCCTCATGTCGGGTTACACCAGGGAGCAGGCGAGCGAGTTCATTGAATACGACGGTTTGGAACACTTCCTGGCGGCGCGGGATCGCGGGAAGGGCGTCCTGGTCCTGACCGGTCACTTGGGGGCGTGGGAGCTTTCCAGCTTTTATCACTCGCTGATGGGATATCCCATGGGGCTCGTCATCCGGCGGCTGGATAATCCGCTGGTGGATGCCTTCGTCAATCGGATTCGCTGCCTGCACGGCAACCGCGTGATCCACAAAGACGACTTTGCGCGTGGACTGATCGCCGCCATGCGCAACGGAGAGACGATGGGCATCCTGATGGATACCAACATGACCCCGCCGCAGGGCGTCTTCGTCCCATTCTTCGGACGCGAGGCGTGTACGGCCTCCGGTCTTGCCAAGGTGGCCATGAAGACGGATGCGGCGGTCCTGCCGGGGTTTCTACTGTGGGATGAGGCTCGCCGGAAGTACCGCCTCTGTTTTGGAGAGCCTATGACGCTGATCCGCACCGAGAACGCCGATGCGGATGTCCTGGCGAATACGGCGGCGTTTACCGCTACCATTGAGCGATACGTCCGCCAGCATCCTGAGCAGTGGCTCTGGCTGCATCGCCGCTGGAAGACGCGGCCAGCCGGCGAAGCGGGAGTTTATTGA
- the lpxD gene encoding UDP-3-O-(3-hydroxymyristoyl)glucosamine N-acyltransferase produces MTQDDDLSPYPTYSDIRVLLCLPLPESEEGPGPLRVFTRVSSLENAQDDSIVFATDESALQQALGSAAGLILAPLASTADENEDRVIRVKDPRLAFARVYQRWFAARPTPGVHASAVVGAEAVIGQGTSVGAGAVVEDGAQVGADCQIGPRVVILAGTTLGDRVKVKAGAVLGSSGFGFARDRSGYIGFPQIGTLVIEDDVEIGANSTIDRGALGETRIERGAKIDNLVHIAHNCRIGQDVIIAAQVGMAGSTTIEDNAMLGGQAGLGEHVTIGRGVILGGQGGVLPGKRIDGEGEIFWGTPAQPVREYLRNLARMRKR; encoded by the coding sequence ATGACGCAAGACGACGATCTGAGCCCCTACCCAACTTACTCCGACATCCGCGTGCTACTCTGCCTGCCGCTGCCTGAATCGGAGGAGGGGCCGGGACCTCTGCGAGTCTTCACCAGGGTGAGCTCGCTGGAGAATGCACAGGATGACAGCATCGTCTTTGCCACGGACGAGAGTGCGCTCCAGCAGGCGCTTGGCTCGGCCGCCGGTTTGATCCTGGCCCCACTAGCCTCTACAGCGGACGAGAACGAGGACAGGGTCATCCGGGTCAAAGATCCTCGTCTCGCCTTTGCGCGTGTCTATCAGCGGTGGTTCGCTGCTCGGCCAACCCCTGGCGTTCATGCCAGTGCTGTGGTTGGGGCCGAGGCTGTCATCGGCCAAGGGACCTCGGTTGGCGCGGGCGCGGTCGTCGAAGATGGTGCGCAGGTGGGAGCCGACTGCCAGATTGGTCCGCGCGTCGTGATTCTTGCGGGAACTACCCTGGGGGATCGGGTGAAGGTGAAGGCCGGAGCGGTCCTGGGCTCGTCCGGCTTCGGCTTTGCGCGGGACAGAAGCGGGTATATCGGCTTCCCGCAGATCGGCACCCTTGTCATTGAGGACGATGTCGAGATTGGGGCTAATTCGACGATCGACCGCGGTGCGCTGGGTGAAACCCGCATCGAACGCGGGGCCAAGATCGATAACCTGGTTCACATTGCGCATAACTGCCGCATCGGCCAGGATGTGATCATTGCCGCGCAGGTCGGCATGGCAGGGTCCACCACGATTGAGGACAACGCCATGCTGGGCGGGCAGGCCGGGTTGGGCGAGCACGTTACGATCGGCCGTGGCGTCATCCTGGGCGGCCAGGGCGGCGTCCTGCCGGGCAAGCGGATCGATGGCGAGGGCGAGATCTTCTGGGGCACGCCAGCGCAACCTGTGCGCGAGTATCTGCGGAACCTCGCCCGCATGCGGAAGCGCTGA
- the bshB1 gene encoding bacillithiol biosynthesis deacetylase BshB1: MISGSSPATVDILAIAAHRDDVEQTCGGTLLVQQALGFRTGILDLTQGESGTRGTAAEREAEANDAARILKVSHREALDLPDGNVQNTLENRLKLAAVLRRLRPRVVILPYWQGRHPDHYTSATLGYEACFTAGLSKLVTPGDPTAKPHRPFKILYASLYADVRPTFVVDITPHIETRLQSLLAYRSQYSNQQQGGGLFVPEEEIRERTFATARHYGLLAGARYAEPFVQKEVAMVSDLMHLPVASI, from the coding sequence ATGATCTCAGGCTCATCCCCGGCAACCGTCGACATTCTCGCAATTGCAGCGCATCGTGACGATGTGGAACAGACCTGTGGGGGCACACTGCTCGTCCAGCAGGCGCTTGGGTTTCGCACGGGGATTCTCGACCTGACGCAGGGTGAATCAGGCACGCGCGGTACGGCCGCCGAGCGCGAAGCCGAAGCCAACGACGCGGCGCGCATCCTGAAGGTCTCCCATCGGGAGGCGCTCGATCTCCCCGACGGCAACGTGCAGAACACACTTGAAAATCGCCTGAAGCTGGCTGCTGTACTCCGGCGTCTGCGTCCGCGTGTCGTCATCCTCCCCTACTGGCAGGGCCGCCACCCGGATCACTACACCTCAGCCACTTTGGGCTATGAAGCCTGCTTCACGGCGGGATTGAGCAAGCTCGTCACGCCCGGCGACCCCACCGCCAAGCCTCACCGCCCCTTCAAAATTCTCTATGCCTCCCTCTACGCGGATGTGCGGCCCACGTTCGTCGTCGATATCACGCCGCATATTGAGACCCGTCTGCAATCTCTGCTGGCCTATCGCTCGCAGTACTCCAACCAGCAGCAGGGCGGGGGATTGTTCGTACCGGAGGAGGAGATTCGCGAGCGCACCTTCGCCACGGCTCGCCACTACGGCCTGCTGGCCGGAGCCCGGTACGCCGAGCCGTTCGTGCAGAAGGAGGTCGCCATGGTCAGCGATCTGATGCACCTGCCGGTAGCCTCCATCTGA